One window of Aggregicoccus sp. 17bor-14 genomic DNA carries:
- a CDS encoding pitrilysin family protein yields MRRLLPPVLALLLALLAPVASAQQAGAPSPFFPYPMKTERLPNGLTVVRVPFKSPGLVAYYTVVRVGSRNEVEPGKTGFAHFFEHMMFKGTKAHPEGSREKVISKYGYDDNAFTTDDVTVYHSFGPSAGLGELIPIEADRFANLEYSEPSFQTEALAVLGEYHKNAAAPFLKMEEALNATAFKKHTYQHTTLGFYADVKAMPQQYQYSKSFFERWYTPDNTMVFIVGDFDDAKVMDLVRQSYSSWNRKVASVKVPAEPPQREQRSVEVPWPQPTQPRTVFAWHTPAASLNTQDAAIQSVLQAYLVGPTSPLYRTLVLEKQLAESIGSDWGIHRDPHLFTLTATLKDEKGRDAVEEAFGQAVRDLATGRVDAARVNAIKSNLRYGQLMGLETANDVGVALAYYAGVYGAPDAFARHQQALSQVKPQQLIEFAKRYMPAANRTILSLTQAPAAAKKGEK; encoded by the coding sequence ATGCGACGACTGCTGCCTCCCGTCCTCGCGCTCCTGCTCGCCCTCCTGGCCCCCGTGGCCTCGGCCCAGCAGGCAGGCGCCCCCTCGCCCTTCTTCCCCTACCCCATGAAGACCGAGCGGCTGCCCAACGGCCTCACGGTCGTGCGGGTGCCCTTCAAGTCTCCGGGCCTGGTCGCCTACTACACCGTGGTCCGCGTGGGCTCGCGCAACGAGGTGGAGCCGGGCAAGACGGGCTTCGCGCACTTCTTCGAGCACATGATGTTCAAGGGCACGAAGGCGCACCCCGAGGGCTCGCGCGAGAAGGTCATCAGCAAGTACGGCTACGACGACAACGCCTTCACCACGGATGACGTCACCGTGTATCACTCGTTCGGGCCCTCGGCGGGCCTGGGTGAGCTCATCCCCATCGAGGCGGACCGCTTCGCGAACCTCGAGTACTCGGAGCCGTCGTTCCAGACCGAGGCCCTCGCGGTGCTGGGCGAGTACCACAAGAACGCGGCGGCACCGTTCCTCAAGATGGAGGAGGCGCTCAACGCGACGGCCTTCAAGAAGCACACGTACCAGCACACCACGCTCGGCTTCTACGCGGACGTGAAGGCGATGCCCCAGCAGTACCAGTACTCCAAGTCCTTCTTCGAGCGCTGGTACACGCCGGACAACACGATGGTCTTCATCGTCGGCGACTTCGACGACGCGAAGGTGATGGACCTGGTGCGCCAGAGCTACTCCTCCTGGAACCGCAAGGTGGCCTCCGTGAAGGTCCCCGCGGAGCCGCCACAGCGCGAGCAGCGCAGCGTGGAGGTGCCCTGGCCGCAGCCCACGCAGCCGCGCACGGTGTTCGCGTGGCACACGCCCGCGGCGAGCCTCAACACGCAGGACGCGGCGATCCAGAGCGTGCTGCAGGCCTACTTGGTTGGCCCCACGAGCCCGCTGTACCGCACGCTGGTGCTGGAGAAGCAGCTCGCCGAGAGCATCGGCAGCGACTGGGGCATCCACCGCGACCCGCACCTCTTCACCCTCACCGCGACGCTCAAGGACGAGAAGGGGCGCGACGCGGTGGAGGAGGCCTTCGGGCAGGCGGTGCGCGACCTCGCCACGGGGCGCGTGGATGCGGCCCGGGTGAATGCCATCAAGAGCAACCTGCGCTACGGGCAGCTGATGGGCCTGGAGACGGCGAACGACGTGGGCGTGGCGCTCGCGTACTACGCGGGCGTGTACGGCGCGCCGGACGCCTTCGCGCGCCACCAGCAGGCGCTGAGCCAGGTGAAGCCCCAGCAGCTCATCGAGTTCGCCAAGCGGTACATGCCCGCCGCGAACCGCACCATCCTCTCGCTCACCCAGGCGCCCGCCGCCGCCAAGAAGGGGGAGAAGTAG
- a CDS encoding insulinase family protein — protein MTLRTSTLLLALGLSACASSPKPAPEAPSAPEPQTTAVTQPTPAPEAGPRTVPAKPLLKPEPLHLVVQPNPDSPIVSFRLVFHSGSVDDPKGLEGLTSLTADVLAEGGTEKLSSAQLLEALFPMAAELRTFTDKEFTVFEGRVHKDFLGRFLDIFTDVLLAPRYDPREFERLRANALSTVKNTLRSADDETLGKVALESMLFEGHPYAHFVGGTVQGLQRITLGDVKAQASRVFTQDRLVVGLAGAVDESLQNTVLERLRKLPPTGAPAVELPAVTVKPGQALIVEKPALSTAISMGYVTPLRRDDPDFFAVAFALSYLGEHRQTGGVLFNELREKRGLNYGDYAYAEHFIQEPGTTYNRTNLAHTQQDIQLWIRPVVPANAVFATRGAVYFLQKLVDEGIPQDKFELSRGFLGGYARLWEQTDQRRLGFAIDNLFYGTPNFLEKYRAALKGMSPESVHAAVKRHLRPELLNFAFVTQDAQGLSETLKGGVATPIQYASQKAPELLEVDKAISTLHLPIHADEVKIVPASDVMEK, from the coding sequence ATGACCTTGCGCACCTCGACCCTGCTCCTCGCGCTCGGCCTCTCCGCCTGCGCCTCCTCCCCCAAGCCCGCGCCCGAGGCTCCCTCGGCCCCCGAGCCCCAGACCACTGCGGTCACGCAGCCCACGCCGGCGCCCGAGGCCGGCCCGCGCACCGTGCCGGCGAAGCCCCTGCTCAAGCCCGAGCCCCTGCACCTCGTGGTGCAGCCCAACCCCGACTCCCCCATCGTCTCCTTCCGGCTCGTCTTCCACTCGGGCTCGGTGGACGACCCCAAGGGGCTCGAGGGGCTGACCTCGCTCACCGCGGACGTGCTCGCGGAGGGCGGCACCGAGAAGCTCAGCAGCGCGCAGCTGCTCGAGGCCCTGTTCCCCATGGCCGCGGAGCTCCGGACCTTCACCGACAAGGAGTTCACGGTCTTCGAAGGCCGCGTGCACAAGGACTTCCTCGGCCGCTTCCTGGACATCTTCACCGACGTGCTGCTCGCGCCCCGCTACGACCCGCGCGAGTTCGAGCGCCTGCGCGCGAATGCGCTCTCCACGGTGAAGAACACCCTGCGCAGCGCGGACGACGAGACGCTGGGCAAGGTCGCGCTCGAGAGCATGCTCTTCGAGGGCCACCCCTACGCGCACTTCGTCGGCGGCACGGTGCAGGGCCTGCAGCGCATTACCCTGGGCGACGTGAAGGCCCAGGCCTCGCGCGTCTTCACGCAGGATCGCCTCGTGGTGGGGCTCGCGGGCGCGGTGGACGAGAGCCTGCAGAACACGGTGCTCGAGCGGCTGCGCAAGCTGCCGCCCACGGGCGCTCCCGCGGTGGAGCTCCCGGCCGTCACCGTGAAGCCCGGCCAGGCGCTCATCGTGGAGAAGCCCGCGCTCTCCACCGCCATCTCCATGGGCTACGTGACGCCGCTGCGCCGCGACGACCCGGACTTCTTCGCGGTGGCCTTCGCGCTGAGCTACCTCGGCGAGCACCGCCAGACCGGCGGCGTGCTCTTCAACGAGCTGCGCGAGAAGCGCGGCCTCAACTACGGCGACTACGCCTACGCCGAGCACTTCATCCAGGAGCCGGGCACCACGTACAACCGCACGAACCTCGCGCACACGCAGCAGGACATCCAGCTGTGGATTCGCCCCGTCGTGCCGGCCAACGCCGTCTTCGCCACCCGCGGCGCCGTGTACTTCCTGCAGAAGCTCGTGGACGAGGGCATCCCCCAGGACAAGTTCGAGCTCAGCCGCGGCTTCCTCGGCGGCTACGCGCGCCTGTGGGAGCAGACGGATCAGCGCCGCCTCGGCTTCGCCATCGACAACCTGTTCTACGGCACGCCGAACTTCCTCGAGAAGTACCGCGCCGCGCTCAAAGGCATGAGCCCCGAGTCCGTGCACGCCGCGGTGAAGCGCCACCTGCGCCCCGAGCTGCTCAACTTCGCCTTCGTGACGCAGGACGCGCAGGGCCTGAGCGAGACGCTGAAGGGCGGGGTCGCGACCCCGATTCAGTACGCGAGCCAGAAGGCTCCGGAGCTCCTGGAGGTCGACAAGGCCATCAGCACGTTGCACCTGCCCATCCACGCGGACGAGGTGAAGATCGTGCCCGCGTCGGACGTGATGGAGAAGTAG